One genomic region from Candidatus Palauibacter polyketidifaciens encodes:
- a CDS encoding amino acid permease, whose product MTPRPALGLWMCTALVVGSMVGSGVFLLPASLSPYGGISILGWLVSAGGAMCLALVMARLGSLIPKVGGPYAFAREGFGDFIGFWVAWSYWISLLTANAALAVATVSYATVFWPVLGASPIAGGMASLAALWGLTFVNAWGVRAAGHVQLVTTVLKLLPLAAVGTIGFLYFQPEHFRPFNPTGGNPIAAVTATVTLTLWAFMGLEAATVPAADVRDPARTIPRATILGTVIAASIFIISTSAVMGIIAPADLAVSTAPFADAAGSIWGNAGRLVIGAGATIACFGALNGWILLSGQLPRAAAQDGLLPAAFARLSPRGTPSFGLIFAAGVATILIAMNYTRGLVQAFTFLILLSTLATLLAYVFASTTGLLFAVRERLGARDASRAGRSSGAAAPVGRLVVAILAFGFSFWAIAGAGPEIVFWGFLLLVAGVPVFVVMRAAGGGRDAADGQVGGG is encoded by the coding sequence ATGACGCCCAGGCCCGCCCTGGGGCTGTGGATGTGCACGGCCCTCGTGGTCGGGAGCATGGTGGGCTCGGGCGTCTTTCTGCTGCCCGCATCGCTCTCTCCGTACGGGGGGATCAGCATCCTCGGCTGGCTGGTGAGCGCGGGCGGGGCGATGTGCCTGGCGCTCGTCATGGCGCGGCTGGGCTCGCTGATTCCGAAGGTCGGCGGCCCCTACGCTTTCGCGCGCGAGGGCTTCGGCGACTTCATCGGGTTCTGGGTCGCATGGTCCTACTGGATCTCGCTGCTCACAGCCAATGCGGCCCTCGCCGTGGCGACCGTGAGCTACGCGACCGTCTTCTGGCCCGTGCTGGGCGCTTCTCCCATCGCCGGGGGCATGGCATCCCTCGCCGCCCTCTGGGGCCTGACATTCGTGAACGCGTGGGGCGTGCGCGCGGCGGGGCATGTGCAACTCGTCACCACCGTGCTCAAGCTCCTGCCGCTGGCGGCGGTCGGCACGATCGGCTTCCTCTACTTCCAGCCCGAGCACTTCCGTCCGTTCAACCCGACGGGGGGCAATCCCATCGCCGCCGTCACGGCGACGGTGACGCTCACGCTGTGGGCGTTCATGGGACTTGAGGCCGCGACCGTCCCCGCCGCCGACGTGCGGGACCCCGCGCGCACGATCCCGCGGGCCACGATCCTCGGCACCGTGATCGCGGCGTCGATCTTCATCATCAGCACCTCCGCCGTGATGGGGATCATCGCGCCGGCGGATCTCGCGGTCTCCACCGCGCCCTTCGCGGACGCGGCCGGATCGATCTGGGGGAATGCCGGCCGGCTCGTGATCGGCGCGGGCGCCACGATCGCCTGCTTCGGCGCGCTCAACGGCTGGATCCTGCTCTCCGGCCAGCTCCCTCGGGCCGCCGCGCAGGATGGCCTCCTTCCCGCCGCCTTCGCGCGACTCAGTCCGCGCGGCACGCCGTCCTTCGGCCTCATCTTCGCGGCGGGCGTCGCGACGATCCTCATCGCGATGAACTACACGCGCGGCCTCGTCCAGGCCTTCACCTTCCTCATCCTGCTCTCCACGCTCGCGACGCTGCTCGCCTACGTGTTCGCGAGCACGACCGGATTGCTCTTCGCCGTGCGCGAGCGCCTCGGCGCGAGGGACGCCTCGCGCGCAGGGCGAAGCTCCGGCGCCGCGGCTCCCGTGGGGCGGCTGGTCGTGGCCATCCTCGCCTTCGGGTTTTCCTTCTGGGCCATCGCGGGGGCGGGCCCCGAAATCGTGTTCTGGGGCTTCCTCCTCCTCGTGGCGGGGGTCCCCGTGTTCGTCGTGATGCGGGCCGCGGGCGGCGGAAGAGACGCGGCGGACGGGCAGGTGGGCGGGGGCTGA
- a CDS encoding thioredoxin family protein: MIRERFHGASTFSEYLETVGKNRELWHALARRASVDEETRQRARAIPGRWKVIALTEDWCGDAINTLPVFDRLAEVAGNIELRVLLRDENPDLMDAHLTNGTSRSIPVLIIYDEAFRERGWWGPRPAPIQEWVMTEGLKLDPADRYREVRRYYARDKGRTALDEFLQVLERAVAGD, encoded by the coding sequence TTGATTCGAGAGCGATTTCACGGCGCATCAACGTTTTCCGAGTACCTGGAGACGGTCGGGAAGAACCGCGAACTCTGGCACGCGCTGGCCCGACGGGCGTCCGTGGACGAGGAGACCCGGCAACGTGCCCGCGCCATCCCCGGCCGGTGGAAGGTCATCGCGCTCACCGAGGACTGGTGCGGAGACGCGATCAACACCCTCCCCGTGTTCGATCGCCTGGCGGAGGTCGCCGGGAACATCGAACTGCGCGTCCTCCTTCGCGACGAGAATCCGGACCTGATGGACGCGCACCTCACGAACGGGACGAGCCGGTCGATCCCCGTGCTCATCATCTACGACGAGGCGTTCCGCGAGCGTGGGTGGTGGGGCCCCCGGCCGGCGCCGATCCAGGAGTGGGTGATGACGGAGGGGTTGAAGCTGGATCCGGCGGACCGGTATCGCGAGGTTCGCCGCTACTACGCACGGGACAAGGGGCGCACCGCGCTGGACGAGTTCCTCCAGGTTCTCGAGCGCGCGGTCGCCGGCGACTGA
- a CDS encoding arginine deiminase family protein: MRRPGRATLEADPARWHYAGPLESGRLLPQYDAFTERVAASGADIEWIGDSADDGLADAMFPFDPSFMTPGGAILLRPGKALRQPEVASHETLYRRLGVPVIGAIEAPGTAEGGDLMWVDAGTLAAGRGFRTNQAGIDQLQAILAPLGIEVRAFDLPMWHGSAACLHLLSLVSPLDRDLALIYPRLFPVALHELLLERGVQCLEAGDEEFTVSAGLNLNVLATAPRRCIALDGFPETVRLMRDAGCEVTRFDGDALCIPCEGGPTCLTLPILRDHPPSSTENGP, encoded by the coding sequence ATGCGCCGGCCGGGCCGGGCGACGCTGGAGGCGGATCCGGCGCGCTGGCATTACGCGGGTCCGCTGGAGTCCGGCCGGCTGCTGCCGCAGTACGACGCGTTCACCGAGCGCGTCGCGGCCTCCGGGGCCGATATCGAGTGGATCGGCGATTCGGCGGACGACGGCCTCGCCGACGCGATGTTCCCCTTCGACCCCTCCTTCATGACGCCCGGCGGCGCGATTCTCCTACGGCCCGGGAAGGCGTTGCGCCAGCCCGAGGTGGCGAGCCACGAAACGCTCTACCGCCGGCTCGGCGTGCCTGTGATCGGCGCCATCGAAGCCCCCGGAACCGCGGAAGGCGGAGACCTGATGTGGGTCGACGCAGGCACCCTCGCGGCAGGACGCGGCTTCCGCACCAACCAGGCCGGCATCGACCAGCTTCAGGCCATTCTGGCCCCTCTCGGAATCGAAGTCCGCGCCTTCGATCTTCCGATGTGGCACGGAAGCGCCGCCTGTCTCCACCTGCTCTCGCTCGTGAGCCCGCTGGACCGGGATCTGGCGCTGATCTATCCCCGGCTCTTTCCCGTCGCACTCCACGAGCTGCTGCTCGAGCGCGGCGTCCAATGCCTCGAGGCCGGGGATGAGGAGTTCACGGTCTCCGCGGGGCTGAATCTCAACGTCCTCGCGACCGCACCGCGCCGCTGCATCGCGCTCGATGGATTTCCCGAGACGGTCCGGCTGATGAGAGATGCGGGCTGCGAGGTCACGCGTTTCGACGGCGACGCGCTCTGTATCCCGTGCGAGGGTGGCCCGACCTGCCTTACGCTCCCCATCCTCCGCGACCATCCGCCCTCTTCAACGGAAAACGGTCCATGA
- a CDS encoding SRPBCC family protein — protein MNRTLKRIIIGMIVVIAGLAGVVYGVGISLPEGHVAAVRAGFSATPEEIFATVADYRAYPEWRPTVEGIEELPARDGKPAWVELGATGPLPMELTESEPPARLVTTILSEGMPFGGRWIVEIEPTVAGATVTITEEGEVYSPVFRFVSRYFMGHHATASLFLSDLGARFDETVTVDVVR, from the coding sequence ATGAATCGCACGCTGAAGCGCATCATTATCGGTATGATCGTCGTCATCGCGGGTCTGGCCGGGGTCGTCTACGGCGTCGGGATTTCCCTGCCCGAGGGTCACGTGGCGGCGGTGCGCGCCGGGTTCTCCGCAACGCCCGAGGAGATCTTCGCGACCGTCGCAGACTATCGCGCGTACCCCGAGTGGCGACCGACCGTCGAGGGAATCGAGGAACTTCCGGCGCGGGACGGAAAGCCGGCCTGGGTGGAACTCGGTGCCACCGGGCCGCTCCCCATGGAGCTGACGGAGAGCGAGCCTCCGGCCCGGCTCGTGACGACGATCCTCTCGGAAGGCATGCCTTTCGGCGGCCGCTGGATCGTCGAGATCGAACCTACCGTCGCGGGGGCGACCGTCACGATCACCGAGGAGGGCGAGGTCTACAGCCCGGTCTTCCGCTTCGTGAGCCGCTACTTCATGGGACACCACGCCACGGCGTCGCTGTTCCTCTCCGACCTCGGCGCCCGTTTCGACGAGACCGTCACCGTCGACGTGGTGCGCTAG
- a CDS encoding MarC family protein → MIDQILYGSIALIALTNPLAELPFFFAATDGFSRVELRRAAVKVAVGVLIVLTVAAIAGARILSLFDVSFAAFRTAGGLVVILAALEMLRGAGFGITGVRRDPGETEDHLWVPLVMPLIAGPASITAVITLALDEAGALIGIPVATLIAVSVASLGVLVVLLAAGFLSHALSGRAVRIFERFSGLILLAIGCQMCLSGIREFFAG, encoded by the coding sequence GTGATCGACCAGATTCTCTACGGCAGCATTGCGCTCATCGCGCTCACGAATCCACTCGCGGAGCTTCCGTTCTTCTTCGCGGCGACGGACGGATTTTCTCGTGTGGAGCTCCGTCGCGCGGCGGTGAAGGTGGCGGTGGGGGTGCTCATCGTGCTTACCGTCGCCGCGATCGCCGGCGCGCGCATCCTGAGTCTCTTCGACGTGAGCTTCGCCGCGTTCCGCACGGCCGGCGGCCTCGTCGTCATCCTCGCCGCGCTCGAGATGCTGCGCGGGGCGGGATTCGGGATCACGGGCGTACGCCGGGATCCGGGCGAGACGGAGGACCACCTATGGGTCCCGCTCGTCATGCCGCTGATCGCGGGGCCTGCGTCGATCACCGCCGTGATCACGCTGGCGCTCGACGAGGCCGGCGCGTTGATTGGAATTCCCGTCGCCACACTCATTGCGGTGTCGGTCGCATCGCTGGGCGTGCTCGTCGTGCTCCTGGCCGCCGGCTTCCTCTCGCACGCGCTGAGCGGCCGGGCGGTCCGGATCTTCGAGCGTTTCTCGGGCCTGATCCTCCTCGCCATCGGCTGCCAGATGTGCCTCAGCGGCATCCGGGAGTTTTTCGCCGGCTGA